The following coding sequences lie in one Kamptonema formosum PCC 6407 genomic window:
- a CDS encoding class I SAM-dependent methyltransferase, whose translation MDSKESELIDKIRQQFDNAPYPRIPLETSPKNNYQTLYIHNLATAYYIRNQKVIETEGKVILDAGCGSGYKSLILAEANPGAKIVGIDLSEESVNLARQRLQYHGFENIDFQALSIEELPSLNQQFDYINCDEVLYLLPDPVVGLQAMKAVLKPDGIIRTNLHSSLQRRSFFAVQKVFKIMGFMEDNPREMEIELAKEVIQSLKNDVAIKEATWNSPSEKNEEWMLANYLLLGDKGYTIPEVFSALRAADLEFISMVSWRLWDLTDLFNEPNNLPAFLAMSLPETPVEQRLHLFELLHPIHRLIDFWCGLPNQAESFLPVSEWTVADWQQAKVHLHPQLSTPQLKEDLIKSIANQSSFEISRYVTSPTLVPILIESGMAACLLPLWEGAQPAISLAERWLKLRPVDLVTLEPVNQDRAFNEIKELLMSLEVFLYVLLERS comes from the coding sequence ATGGACAGCAAAGAATCAGAATTAATAGATAAAATTCGTCAACAATTTGATAATGCCCCTTATCCTAGAATTCCCCTAGAGACATCTCCTAAGAATAACTATCAGACTCTCTATATCCATAATTTGGCAACAGCTTACTATATAAGAAATCAAAAAGTTATAGAAACCGAAGGAAAAGTTATTTTAGATGCCGGCTGTGGTAGCGGGTACAAATCGTTAATTTTGGCAGAAGCCAATCCCGGAGCCAAAATTGTGGGTATCGATTTATCAGAAGAGTCTGTTAATCTAGCCCGACAGCGCTTGCAATATCACGGGTTTGAGAATATTGACTTTCAGGCTCTGTCAATTGAGGAACTGCCTAGCTTAAACCAACAGTTTGATTATATCAACTGTGACGAGGTTCTTTATCTCTTGCCAGACCCAGTTGTCGGATTGCAAGCTATGAAAGCAGTTTTGAAACCGGATGGAATAATTCGGACAAACCTCCACAGTTCCCTACAGCGACGTTCTTTCTTTGCAGTTCAAAAAGTATTCAAAATCATGGGATTTATGGAGGATAACCCTAGAGAGATGGAAATAGAGTTAGCTAAAGAAGTTATACAATCTCTAAAGAATGACGTGGCTATTAAGGAAGCAACATGGAATTCTCCATCCGAAAAAAATGAAGAATGGATGCTGGCTAACTATTTGCTGCTGGGGGATAAAGGCTATACTATACCTGAAGTGTTTTCAGCATTAAGAGCTGCTGATTTAGAATTTATTAGTATGGTGAGTTGGCGGTTGTGGGACTTGACGGATTTGTTCAACGAGCCAAATAACCTACCTGCGTTTCTGGCAATGAGCTTGCCAGAAACTCCTGTCGAGCAACGGCTGCACCTATTTGAACTTTTACATCCAATCCATCGTTTGATAGACTTCTGGTGCGGTCTTCCCAACCAAGCTGAGTCTTTTTTACCAGTTTCGGAATGGACTGTGGCTGACTGGCAACAGGCAAAGGTGCATCTACATCCTCAGCTCAGCACTCCCCAGTTAAAAGAAGATTTGATTAAATCTATAGCTAACCAGAGTTCCTTCGAGATTAGCCGTTATGTTACTTCGCCAACCTTAGTACCGATTTTGATAGAGAGCGGTATGGCGGCTTGCTTGCTACCTCTGTGGGAGGGCGCGCAGCCAGCGATCTCCTTAGCGGAGCGCTGGCTCAAGCTTAGACCCGTAGACCTTGTAACCCTTGAACCTGTGAATCAGGATAGAGCCTTCAATGAAATCAAGGAACTCTTGATGAGCCTAGAAGTCTTTCTGTACGTGCTTTTGGAGCGTTCTTGA
- a CDS encoding O-linked N-acetylglucosamine transferase, SPINDLY family protein — protein sequence MTTYLQNISSNSPSHWQQQANQYLIQGNYSQAANLYEQAIATEPEIKSYYWHLGLMLLLQGQETEAQTTWLLGMAEGEPELTEEWTAELVEVLQKEADRREGLSEYSLAWAIRQHIREINPADINNLLRAIELSIRLETFTPEELTSTGLIELLELEPGIVVADTVQLMQVLQRVLDCISAHPSALKFAETCIAHVHNPQIYINIIIATCVELGYILKLPRLAINYIELGLRLAPEQPELVRHMASFYQNLGEFDEGIKTAKLFYSLQQKVPAKVYATHLILRGLMSAGGYWSEAISTLERLHSLLELLIAECPTSLPSSTVCDLFVTSFFFPYFQDDPKNNRKIGNQLAQLCQSNVQNYAKEQIEGYLQRQLVRKSLGVSGKPLKIGYLSHCLRRHSVGWLARWLFQHHDRDRFQIHGYFIGYKEEEHFLQNWYVNHVDKPYRCGIVSTNIAEQIDKDEIDILIELDSITLDVNCEVMAMKSAPIQVTWLGWDAVGLPAIDYFIADPYVVPESAQDYYSEKIWRLPQTYIAVDGFEVGVPTLRRDRLNIPSNAVIYLSSQTGYKRHLDTARLQVKILKEVPNSYFLIKGGADQNSIKKLFNQLAEEEGLEGDRLRFLPAVSSEEVHRANLGIADVVLDTYPYNGATTTLETLWMCIPLVTRVGQQFAARNSYTMMMNAGVTEGIAWTDEEYIEWGIRLGKDAALRQQISWKLRQSRQTSPLWNAQEFTREMEKAYEQMWEIYLQS from the coding sequence ATGACAACTTATTTACAAAATATTTCATCCAATAGTCCTAGTCATTGGCAGCAACAGGCTAATCAATATTTAATTCAAGGGAATTACAGTCAGGCTGCAAACCTCTACGAGCAAGCAATCGCAACGGAGCCGGAAATCAAGTCCTACTACTGGCACTTGGGGTTGATGTTGCTGTTGCAGGGGCAAGAAACAGAAGCTCAGACAACTTGGCTGCTGGGTATGGCAGAGGGCGAGCCAGAACTAACAGAAGAATGGACAGCAGAATTGGTTGAGGTGCTGCAAAAAGAAGCCGATCGGCGAGAGGGCTTGTCAGAGTACTCCCTTGCTTGGGCGATCCGGCAACACATCCGGGAAATAAATCCGGCAGACATTAATAACCTGTTGCGTGCGATCGAGCTTTCTATCCGGCTTGAGACGTTTACACCAGAGGAACTGACTTCTACAGGCTTGATTGAATTGCTGGAGTTGGAGCCAGGGATAGTAGTAGCAGACACGGTTCAATTGATGCAAGTGTTGCAAAGAGTTTTGGATTGTATTTCTGCACACCCGTCCGCTTTGAAGTTTGCAGAAACCTGTATAGCTCACGTCCACAATCCTCAAATTTATATTAACATTATTATTGCAACCTGTGTTGAACTTGGGTATATTTTAAAGTTACCTAGATTAGCAATAAACTATATTGAATTAGGTTTGCGTTTAGCTCCTGAGCAGCCAGAGTTAGTCCGCCACATGGCGAGTTTTTATCAAAATTTAGGTGAATTTGATGAAGGCATAAAAACAGCGAAGCTTTTCTACTCATTACAACAGAAAGTACCCGCCAAAGTTTACGCGACTCACTTAATTTTACGGGGGTTGATGAGTGCGGGCGGATATTGGTCTGAAGCGATTTCGACGCTCGAGCGCCTCCACTCGCTCTTAGAGTTGCTAATAGCTGAATGTCCGACCTCGCTACCATCCTCTACAGTCTGTGACTTATTTGTTACCAGCTTTTTTTTCCCCTATTTTCAGGACGATCCGAAAAATAACAGAAAAATAGGTAATCAATTGGCTCAACTGTGCCAGAGCAACGTTCAAAACTATGCTAAGGAGCAGATAGAGGGATACTTGCAGCGACAGTTAGTTCGCAAGAGCCTTGGTGTTTCTGGCAAGCCTCTGAAGATTGGCTACCTATCCCACTGCTTGAGGAGACATTCTGTGGGCTGGCTAGCGCGATGGCTGTTTCAGCATCACGATCGCGATCGCTTTCAAATTCATGGCTACTTTATCGGCTATAAAGAGGAAGAACACTTTTTACAAAACTGGTATGTCAATCATGTTGATAAGCCGTATCGCTGCGGGATAGTCAGCACAAATATTGCGGAGCAAATTGACAAAGACGAAATTGACATTCTGATCGAACTTGACAGTATTACTTTAGATGTGAACTGTGAAGTGATGGCAATGAAATCGGCACCGATACAAGTTACTTGGCTAGGTTGGGATGCTGTAGGATTGCCTGCAATCGACTATTTTATTGCCGATCCTTACGTTGTACCGGAGTCTGCTCAAGATTATTATAGTGAAAAAATTTGGCGCTTGCCCCAGACTTACATAGCTGTGGATGGTTTTGAAGTGGGAGTACCGACTTTACGCCGCGATCGGTTGAATATTCCGAGCAATGCAGTCATATACCTCAGCAGCCAGACTGGGTACAAACGGCATCTAGATACAGCGCGATTACAGGTGAAGATTTTGAAGGAAGTCCCTAACAGTTACTTTTTAATTAAAGGCGGGGCTGACCAAAATTCAATTAAAAAATTATTTAACCAGCTAGCAGAAGAAGAGGGTTTGGAGGGCGATCGCTTGCGATTTTTGCCAGCAGTTAGTTCAGAGGAAGTTCACCGAGCTAACTTAGGTATTGCCGATGTAGTTCTGGATACTTATCCCTATAATGGAGCCACAACCACTCTAGAAACTCTTTGGATGTGTATTCCCTTAGTGACGCGAGTCGGCCAGCAGTTTGCAGCTCGCAACAGCTACACTATGATGATGAATGCGGGGGTGACAGAGGGTATTGCTTGGACTGATGAAGAATATATAGAATGGGGAATTCGTTTAGGAAAAGATGCAGCTTTGCGGCAGCAAATTTCGTGGAAACTGCGACAGTCAAGGCAAACTTCTCCGCTTTGGAATGCTCAGGAGTTTACTCGCGAGATGGAAAAAGCTTATGAGCAAATGTGGGAAATTTATCTCCAAAGCTAG
- a CDS encoding homocysteine biosynthesis protein codes for MRTIAEINDKISRQQAVVWTVEELKARVAEIGTTQAAKEVDVITTGTFEPMESSGAIVNLGHTDPPIKIRSCWLDGVLAYSGFGAVDLYLGATQVAEDGEESRERGGGHVIEDLIAGKPVQLRAVGQATDCYPRASFETTITRDTINQFYLFNPRNIYQNFIVGVNGGDRTLYTYLGPLQPHLSNAVYSNPGAISPLLNDPDLQLVGIGTRIFLGGAIGYVTWEGTQHFPLQKRLPNRTPIGPAATLALIGDAKQMNSKWVRGCYFKNYGPSIMLGVGIPLPVLNEEVVARCAIQDKDIVAPVVDFAIPRRVRPTFGLVTYAQLKTGRITIEGKTVRVAPLASFYLSRQVALELKAWIEEGQFTLTEPVAHIPMERAFLPQDLWGNQVRID; via the coding sequence ATGCGAACCATAGCCGAAATTAACGACAAAATCAGCCGTCAGCAAGCCGTAGTCTGGACAGTAGAAGAACTTAAAGCTAGAGTCGCCGAAATCGGCACAACCCAAGCAGCCAAAGAAGTAGACGTAATTACTACAGGCACGTTTGAGCCGATGGAATCCTCCGGGGCGATTGTCAATCTGGGACACACAGACCCCCCGATCAAAATTCGCTCCTGCTGGCTAGATGGCGTTTTAGCCTACTCCGGCTTCGGGGCTGTAGACCTCTACCTGGGAGCCACCCAAGTTGCCGAAGACGGCGAAGAATCGCGGGAACGGGGCGGCGGCCACGTCATCGAAGACCTAATCGCTGGCAAACCCGTACAACTACGAGCCGTAGGCCAAGCCACAGACTGTTACCCCCGCGCCTCCTTTGAAACGACCATTACCCGCGACACGATTAACCAGTTTTACCTATTTAATCCCCGCAACATCTACCAAAACTTTATCGTGGGCGTGAATGGAGGCGATCGCACTCTTTACACCTACCTCGGCCCCCTACAACCCCATCTCAGTAACGCCGTCTACTCCAACCCTGGAGCCATTTCTCCCTTGCTAAACGACCCAGATTTACAGCTTGTGGGTATCGGTACGCGCATTTTCCTGGGCGGTGCGATCGGCTATGTTACCTGGGAAGGAACGCAGCATTTCCCACTACAAAAACGCCTTCCTAATCGCACTCCCATTGGCCCCGCCGCTACGCTAGCTTTAATTGGTGATGCTAAACAGATGAACTCCAAATGGGTACGGGGTTGTTACTTCAAAAATTACGGCCCATCTATAATGTTAGGAGTTGGGATTCCGCTGCCAGTTTTAAATGAAGAAGTAGTTGCCCGTTGCGCCATACAAGACAAAGATATTGTAGCACCAGTAGTAGATTTTGCTATCCCTCGGCGGGTGCGTCCTACCTTTGGTTTAGTTACTTATGCTCAACTCAAAACAGGCCGTATTACTATTGAAGGTAAAACTGTCAGAGTGGCTCCCCTTGCTAGTTTTTACCTCTCCCGTCAAGTAGCTTTGGAACTTAAAGCGTGGATTGAGGAGGGACAATTTACCCTGACTGAGCCAGTTGCTCACATTCCGATGGAAAGGGCTTTTTTGCCTCAAGATTTATGGGGTAATCAGGTGAGAATTGACTAA
- a CDS encoding Uma2 family endonuclease, with protein sequence MIQTLQKAVSFDEFIDWYPENSEHRYELYNGVIVKMAQPLGEHEEVTGFLVTKLVVEYEKLKLPYFIPKQALVRAPARESGYLPDILLLNRPNLASEPLWNKASTVTQAISIPLVIEVVSTNWRDDYFSKFADYEEMGIPEYWIVDYLGLGGKRFIGNPKQPTIGVCELVDGEYQISQFRGSDRIISPTFPELQVTAEQVFKEGTRG encoded by the coding sequence ATGATTCAAACCTTACAAAAAGCAGTATCATTCGATGAATTTATTGACTGGTATCCAGAAAATTCCGAACATCGATATGAACTATACAACGGAGTAATTGTCAAGATGGCACAACCATTAGGAGAACACGAAGAAGTTACTGGCTTTTTAGTAACAAAGCTGGTTGTAGAGTACGAAAAACTCAAACTTCCTTATTTCATTCCCAAACAAGCGTTAGTCAGAGCACCCGCTAGAGAGTCAGGCTACTTGCCAGACATTCTGCTCTTAAATCGCCCTAATTTAGCATCAGAACCGCTGTGGAATAAAGCTTCAACGGTTACTCAAGCTATTTCAATTCCTTTAGTAATTGAAGTAGTCAGCACTAATTGGCGAGATGATTACTTTAGTAAATTTGCTGATTATGAAGAAATGGGCATTCCCGAATACTGGATTGTAGACTATCTCGGCTTAGGCGGTAAACGGTTTATTGGCAATCCCAAACAACCCACAATCGGTGTCTGTGAATTGGTTGACGGCGAGTATCAAATTAGTCAATTTCGGGGAAGCGATCGCATCATATCTCCAACTTTTCCAGAATTGCAAGTGACGGCCGAACAAGTTTTTAAAGAAGGGACTAGGGGCTAG
- a CDS encoding type IV pilin-like G/H family protein, giving the protein MKTEFKARFLQHLNQKRQDKGFTLIELLVVIIIIGILSAIALPSFLNQANKAKQSEAKQYGGSMNRAQQASFAESGKFIGFVPGLGLGIKTQTQNYTYSIIPAATEAAPTLATDTTVVANIAHGQSNVLKSYLGAVALIQQGGTEKTSTAVLCESTAAGVAAPAGAADAATIAADNINCNNTSWTVVSK; this is encoded by the coding sequence ATGAAAACTGAATTTAAAGCCAGATTCTTGCAACACCTCAATCAAAAAAGACAAGATAAGGGTTTTACCCTGATTGAACTGCTAGTCGTTATCATCATCATCGGTATTCTATCTGCTATTGCTTTGCCTTCCTTCCTCAACCAAGCTAACAAAGCCAAGCAATCAGAGGCGAAGCAGTACGGTGGTTCGATGAACCGCGCTCAGCAAGCGTCTTTCGCTGAAAGCGGTAAATTTATCGGTTTTGTTCCTGGGTTAGGGCTTGGCATTAAAACACAGACTCAGAACTACACATACTCTATTATCCCGGCTGCAACAGAGGCAGCTCCGACTCTTGCTACAGATACCACTGTGGTAGCAAATATAGCACACGGTCAAAGCAACGTACTCAAATCTTACTTGGGAGCAGTAGCACTAATTCAACAAGGTGGTACTGAGAAAACTAGCACGGCAGTCCTGTGCGAAAGTACAGCAGCAGGCGTTGCTGCGCCGGCGGGCGCAGCGGATGCTGCGACCATTGCTGCTGATAACATAAACTGTAATAATACCAGTTGGACAGTAGTGTCGAAGTAG